DNA sequence from the Callospermophilus lateralis isolate mCalLat2 chromosome 2, mCalLat2.hap1, whole genome shotgun sequence genome:
TTAGAATTTCCTCTGCTGGATGAATTGTCCAAGATTACACATCCTCCTACTTAGTAACTCACATCCCAAACTGAGCATGTGAATTACAAGTTTCACAAAGCTCTAAATGATTGACTCAGCACCAGCACTTCTTAGGAGAGTGGCTGAGATCTCTTTTGCAGTTCATCAccattcactttaaaaaaaaaaaaaatatctatttttagttgtagttggacacaatacctttattttatttatttattttttatgtggtgctgaggattgaacccagggccctgtaaaTGCTAAGCAAGccatctaccacggagccacaaccccaacccccaaaTTCACCATCTTTTGCCATCCTGCTTCCCTCCCAATACAGTTATCAATCCTGAGAATGCTCTCCAATAAACTTCCTTTATACAAATGTCTGCCTTAGAGTCTGTTTGCCTTGTCCTCAAACAACAACACTAATGCAAATATTATAAATCCATGACTGAAAAAGCTAAATATTGAAATTAAAACATGGGCTCATGACATCCAATTCCaaatgttttcatacttttaccaATCACAACCGTCATCCAACATGTCAATGAATCTTAGGGGCCTATGTAGACAAATTTAAAATACTAGGAGATTAACAAGTATATCTAATTTTATAACATCTACTTGGACATGGAGAAAGAGCTTAAAGAATTATCTAATAAAATTcaaatgaaatatatacatatatattttacataacaAGAGGGTGGGAGATGTGGCCTTAGTGTAGGTGTTTCTGTAAGGTCTTTCTCAGGGCCTCTTTCACATCTTTATTTTTCAGACTGTAGATGAGGGGGTTCAGCATGGGGATGACCACTGTATAAAACACAGAGACAACCTTGTCCTGCTCCATTGAGTAGCTCGATGTGGGTCGCAAATACATGAAGAGAATGGTCCCAAAGAAAATGGTGACCGCCACAAGGTGGGAGGCACAGGTGGAAAAGGCCTTGCGCCTTCCCTCTACTGAACGCATCTTCAGTATGGCAATGAGGATGCACAGgtaggaaatgaggacaatcactacaCAGCTGATGACATTAAAACTGGAGAAAGCCATGATCACAATGCCATTGATGTGGGTGTCTGAACATGACAGTTTGAGCAGGGGTGGGGTGTCACAGTAGAAGTGGTTGATCCTATTAGAGCCACAAAAGGACAACCTGAAAGTCATGCCTGTGTGGATGGCTGCATTTCCAAAGCCTGCAAGGAAGCAAGTACCCACTAATGAGAAACAAATTCTGTTAGACATGAGAACTGGGTAGAGCAGGGGGTTCCAAATGGCTGCATAGCGATCATATGCCATCGTGGCCAGCAGGAAGCACTCAGTTCCCAGGAAGGAGCCAAAGAAGTAGAACTGGGCAGCACACCCATTAAAAGAAATGGCCTTGTTCTCAGCCACAAGGTTCACCAGCATCTTAGGAGTGACAGAAGAAGAGTAAGAGGCATCCACAAAGGACAGGCTGCTGAgaaagaagtacatgggggtgtggaggtgAGGCTCCATCTTGATCAGTGCAATCATGCCCAGATTACCCACCATGGTTGCCACATAGATGGACAGAAACAGTGCAAAGAGGACACCTTGCAGATGGGGATTGTCTGAGAGTCCCAAGAGGACAAATTCTGTCACTTCTGTTTGATTTCTTCTCTGGACCTCTTTCATGAGGCTGATCATCTGAAAGGCAATAAGAGAGATGATGGACACTGCATTTGGTCAGCTGAATACCTGACAGATTTTTAAGTATATTTCAGTGGAATATGTAAATACTAAAAGAAGAGTGAAAAGTGAAGAGCATAGTAAACAAGTGTGTTGGACTTGATGCCAAGTAAAAAACCTGTATCTTTGTACTAGGTGTGCAGCCTACTAATCATCCTGAGACAAGTGGCTAGTATACATTAAGTATGATTGCTTTTCTTTAACTACTAAAAAAGATTAATATGTtaatgaatttatatatatatatatatatatatatatatatatatatatatatatattaccagggattaatcctaggggaacttaaccactgacccacatctcctgcatgttttatttttttatattgagataggatccccctaagttgctcagggctttctaatttactgaggctggctttgaacttgcaatactcctgccccAAACTCCAATGTccgtgggactacaggcatgtgctaccatgcccattAGATTAAACAATCTTAAGGGATAATTATTTAtgataattaatttaaattagtttTATATACTCTGTACCACTTCTGGAAAGAAGACAGAATAAATTCAGACCACTGAATATTCATTTGTAGTACAAAGAGAATTAATTAGATACATTGAAAGTTAGCATTAATAGTCAATAGTACTTGATCCCAAGGAGGGAGTGCTTTAAAATTTTATGGCCAGAAGAAAGTGGAGGATATCCTATATAGCCAATATGGTTCCAATGTCACTACCAGCTTTCCAGATCAGTATGTGCAAAGCAAAAAGGCTTCAgttaaaattttagaatttttaaaattcactttaGTAATTAGAAAATCAGGTTGTAAAAATGAGTAAATATCcctgaataaaaaaattaaagtggcTGAGACAATGAAACCTCTTAGTGATCAGATCCACAACATCAAAATAGAACCGATAGCATGGTAAGGTGAGTGTGTAGATCATGGTCATCTGGTATACATTTCAAAAAGATaaggataatttttaaatattttaatcataTTAATGTACCTGTTGAAGAGCCAGATATGTTTAACCTGGCTTAAGCATAATACAATGtaaacatttataaatatatcaCAGTACCCAATTAAAATACACAATTCTTATGTCTTAAtctatcagttaaaaataaatttaactaaTAGCAATTTTAACAAACCAACAGAATTAAAAAACACCAGAAGTCAAACATGAAACTTTCTAGTCACCATACTAAATTAGGGGAATAATTTGACACCAAGTtatttaaatggaaaaaagactTATTCTTTGAAAATTATAATGAAGCCAGATATAGgggaaaaaataactaaaaagtgATGCCAGCCTACATCTTCCAAGTAAGTTTTTGGGTAGCACCTATCGATGAAATGCTTCTTCAATTCTTTCACTCAAAGCCTGCATCTCTATCATGACCTCAGATTTTTAAACACGAGATTAAACTGTGCCAGGCTTGCCATCAAAATATGGATCAAAAGGTAAGGCAAAGTACTAAATCATATATCAGCCAGAGAAAGTAATTATTTATTAGTGTCTAAAATTAATACGCAGGAACAATACTCAATACTGTGCTCACAATGGAGAAAGAGTCTACTAAACCAAAGTGGGGGAAAGAGTGGGAAGGAGCTGATTCCACAGGTACAGACATGGCCACACAACAAGTGTCTCCTGATGCTCTGCTCAATGTAGTTTCTACTGAGATGTACTCAATAACCTAAGCCATGTTAAAACCTCATCTTTTCACAGCATAACACCTTCAAAGTGATCTTGATATTTGAACTTCAAAAGCAGCTTCTCTAGAAGTAATTGGATGGGGGGAGACACAGATTTTCTCTACTTCCCCAAACAGGAAGTGTTCCTAAGAATataaatctaacaacaacaacaacaacaaaaaaaacacttaAATATCCTAGCCATACTAATAAAGCAATGATAGATGAAAAATAACtagtattaaaatttttaaagtttttttgtttgatgaTTTCTTGTGCTCTGCAAGcagtgtgctgtttctttctgtgTTAATTTATTTAAATCCTATAGAATAGGCAATGCAATTCTCTCCTTTTGCAGAGTAAAAATGTAAGATACAAAAGTTAACTTGCAGAGAATCAAAGTTTGACTAATAGAGTCCAAATTTATACTCACCAATGTAAATCTCATGTCCTTAACATTTGAGATTATTTAAACTTACTGTCAATAATAGATTGGGCATTAATACATATTCTATGTgatgatataattttttttcattaataggCCAGAATACATTTAATTACTTTAGTAAGTCATATCTTCTCATGAAAAACTGAGTATTATTGCTGAAAATTACCTTTCCTAAAATTcacttttattaatatttattattagcaAAACATGATTTCTTTTACATTTATGGTGTGAATTACATGCTTCCAACTCCTCACAATTTTGACAAATTTCTTTTCTGTTCTTCTGAGATATTCTCCTTTGTGCTTTTGAGATTTTGCAGCTAAACTTCTAGCCCAAAGAGAAATAATCTGAGTTTCTCATTTCTTTCTAAGagctttctgaaaataactttttaaatttcctgAGGTATTTCTGATGGGTAAAAAGTTTATGTCAATCATAATATTTGCTGCTTATATTCATCCTAAAGATGTACAGATCTCTTATCAATAAAAACAGATGTGACACTTATTTAACATGTATTTGTAGCCACTCAGTGCTTCGGGAACTTTGGGTCAAAGGACAATTAAGGAAATGAATAGCAAAATGGATTTTTCTTTGGTTAAATGAACGGGACTCTTTATATCTTTTCCTTACCTTTTGTAACTGCTTGAGCATTAGTTTATTCCTTTGCTTGTTCCTCTTCTATGCCtaaattcatgaaaaaaaaaaattttaaaaatcaaacatgaTACCTTCTTAGAGAATATGCTGACTGTCAAGGTCCCAAGGTAACCAGGATGCAGAGTTAGAATGGACTTAGAGACCATGCATTACAGAAGGACACCAAAACTACTCTGTGTTCAGCAGTGGTAGAGAGgttctttcttctcctccttctcctccccctcctcctcctcctcctcctcctcctcctcctcctcctcctccttcttcttctttttactttttctgaAAGTTAAGTAATCCAATTTATTATATCAAAATAAAGTACCTTTCAAAATACTAAGTTCATCATTACAGTGAGGCTACCATTCCGTTCACAGATATTTCCAGTAATAGAGTCTTCCGAAGAGACTCCAGAGTAAACATCCTAGCTCATTTATATAGGATATATTTCTTATTCTTTGGTCTCTGGGGACTGTGTCCCTTAAGTTTCCTCATTGTATTCTACTTACTTTCCCCTTTTAAATTAAGGAAATCACATAttcctttcatatatttctcCTTTACCCTCAGGATACATGAAGACAGAGGAGAATAAATTTTGAGCCATTATGCAACCGTCTTCTGTCTCCCCTGATAAGCTCCCTTGGGAAGAATTAAGAGTTCTCAAAGTTGCAGTTTCGCTCTACAGTGGGGTCTCCTCTCTATAAGGAGGCTGTCTGCATATGAGAACTTAGGTGACCTGGAAAATGGCTAGGGAACTCAGCAGAGGAGACACCAAGAGAAGGATAAGAGAAGAGGCCTATTTGGGGCTTGGAATCCTAGGTCTGTGAAATCAAGATTGTGAAATCATGTATTTCAGTAATCTCTGTGCCTAAGCATTTTCATTTCTAATGACTCGGGTGACTAGAGATTGAATAATGAATGTGATTTGCTACATCAAATATATGTAGATAATCAATGattttccctaaccctaacacactcCTGCCCACTCTCCAGAGCAAGAAATAGTCATCAGTCCCCACAGCCAGGATTGAGATGCACAAGAAACTCCATCCTCAAAATACAACTTCTATATAAGGGGCTCAAGGTCTGACATGAATTGATCAACATCTAATAATGATTTACATCATTTAGGCTACTTTGAGAAGATTAATTTATTTCAGTATCATTTAATTAATGAAATCTGCAGTAAATGAAGAACTCAAATACTAAAAAGATGTATGGTTTATCTCCACAATTCAGAGGAGAGATATTTGCATGATTTTGGTTAAATATTAATCCCcagtgtttgtttatttgttttattgatgCCTTATAGTGAAAGTATAATAAGGTCCTCTCAATGCTGTGCTACCAGTATTTTTACATGTACAAACATTCTAACTATTCACATGGGATATTATTGAattaattttatataaaacaaaCTTGTTGTGGGTGCATTTACTAAGTAATTCGAGGGAGAAAATGGTTTTGAGTTTTACCAAGCACTTTCATCCTTTTGGAAATTTACATCCTGAGCTAGAATGTTGCAAGACTACCTTGGGTACTTCCAGGGTAAACTTACATCAGCCTGAATTTTTAAGTTACATTTATGGAGTTTTTTTTCGTATATGTGCAATCATCTGCCTTTTTTTCATTGTGTAGTTGAGCCTAATTGGTTATTTAGTAAAATAAGCATtgctttttaattgaaaaatgaaaagaaggaagCTCTTTAATCTGCTCCAACCTGGGATCTTAAAGTTTCTTTTTGCCAAAGGAAGCACCCAGTTTCTTTCatgtaaaaaaggaaagaaaatggaaaCTAACTCTTTCACTGAAAGTGAACAAAGACACATGACTATATCCACAGTGGCAGGTATACTGAACTCTAAAGGAGTGGTTTTTGACGTATCCTTCATTTTCTTCATAGTAAATGCTGGgatttccaaaaaacttctcttaGGCTTTGTGTTACTTGAAGTGATTTTTAAAACACTTGTATCAATGTATAATTAATAAACTGCAAATAACTGCACATAGTCAGTGTGTACAATTTGATGGGCTTAGGTAGACGCAAACCCCCATGGCACGATCAGCACAACAGTGTTAATGGACACATTCAATACCAattccaggtagaattcaatcttTAGTTATTTTTCTTTAACCATTATAGTAATATGTAAATTTCATCCTGTAGGACATGAAAAGTATCATCCTCTTTCAGGGGACTTTTAGCATGAGCAGAGAGACCTTAATCATTCCCAAAATCACACCCTGTAGACATCTTTAGGCTGGACAAAAGCCCAGGTAGTTCTTAAATTAGATTCAATCGTTACTCAAGAGTCTTGAAAAATGAATCCCTGTGTTTATCGTGAAGACTGAAGGAAAAGAGAGGGAGATTCCTTAGGGAATGACAGCTCAACAAATCTTTGAGTCCCCCGTGAATGCAGACAATCCTTTCATCATATTCCTTCCGGGAAATTATCTGTTACTCAGAGACATAAATTTGCCCTGCGCTCATGATCAAGGATGGGAGGAGTAGGAAGCTGAACCAGCTGCCAGGGCGATTCACCATTTttggattattctcagaatatttgtTCAGTGCTTCTCAATCAAAGAAGAGGAGACCATTCATCCTCTCACCACCAACAAGTGGAAAACAGGTCAGACCACAGTTGGGACAGAAGAGGAAAGAGACGTGATCTATTTGGGATGCAATATTACACTGCCTGATGCTTCTCTGAGCACAGGTTCTACTTGACACCAGGTTCCTGCCATTAAAAGATTTCAGAAAGAGACATAGGCCATGGGTTTGGTTTTCAGTTATCTCATAAATCTGAATTCATAAAATGCTAGAATTGGAGGGTCTTGGGTGATTGATGTTCTCCACCCAATCTAATTAACAAATCCACAATCTGTATTTAATGTAGCAATTCACCAAAACCCACTACTGAAAAGTAGAACtaaaactagagtctccagacTCTTCCTATAGTattctttttatataaatttgcaaactcagGTGATACATAGAAATCTGAAATGTGTTTGCTCCAAATGTACTGCTTTTCTGGTGTCTTGTTAAATAGTTCAGTATGTTGTTAAAAATGGAGCATATTCATTTTCTTAATATCCAGACTTTAAGAATCATAAAGTTTTTTCTTATTAAGTGCTGAGTTTGGCTCTTATAACCTAGTTTCtacttgttttacttttcatataATAGAAAGGCTATAGAATTAAAATCATTTCTCCCTAAAGGATAACGATTCCCTGATGCATTAGTTCTATGAAATAAGCACTTGATATATTTTAGAGTTATAAATGCACTCATCTACTAAATTAAAACATCAATATTTACACACCATGGCCAACTGCATTAAGCACTTGCCACATGACAGCCACTGAATCCAGCACTTATACATAGTTTAACCAATTTGTGCAGAAAAATATTAAGGTGAGTGTATTAACCCCAAATAACCAATAAAATCCAATATACTCCAAGAAGATAAGCACTGTGGTGGAAGCAATAATAGCTGAGAATGACATACAGTACATTTGTCTAACCACTACAAAAGACAGCAGGCAAGTTCTTTTTTCAATTGGTGAAACTTCTCATACCTGCCTGACCTCTAATCACATTTTCCAATTGAGTGAAGTGAATTGAGTGGCATATACCCAGCTGTGGGTCAAACTCTTGATTGCTGTTGCTGTGTTCTTGCAAGGTTTCTCTAACTCTCAATTCTGAAGTCTATATAAACCCACATTGTAGAGATTGAGGTATGACTCTgcttccttatctataaaactCTACAGCTGGCTTCTATTTTCAACAGTAGGATTGCTTTCCACTTCATGAAATGCACGGGCATGCTAACAAATGGTGTACATTGTGTCACTGTTCCTGGTAGGTTGCTTTTAATTTCCTATGTGAAGCATCAgggtaaaaaatgaaaataccatCCTTTGGGAAACTGGCAGTCCCAGATTAAATGCTGATTCTACAACTAGCTCACAATGTAAAGTCCCCTCAGCATATGTTTCTGTTTTGCAATGAACCTAACTTATGAAATAATGTATGTAATCACATGTAGCAGTAATGAGTTGAGCTGGAGTAGGACAAGTACTCTATCTTTTCAGCCAGATGTATCAAAGTATGACTGACAAAATAAATAGGAtgtattgaaaaataaaatatggtatattttagtgaatgtatgaataagtGAAATATCATCAGAAAGAATACTGTAAACAAATTCATCACACATCAAAAGTTTTCTTGGACCTTTTCCTTTCCTGTTGCCATACACCTCTCACACACCTCTAcaaccacaatcactgatctgctTTCTTCTGCCACTATTGACTCTCTTGAATTTTCTAGATTTTTATGAATGAAATcaggtgttttctttttttctgttattttttttgtcTCTCAGCCTAATTATGTTAAGACTCATCCACCATGACACATGTATCAATACATGGTTCCTTTTAATTGTTGAGTAGTTTGtcccattttatgaacacaagcATCTATCAGTGAGTATGTAGGCTGTTTCCAGGTTTTCTTTTCAACTGAATATCAAGTTGGCATAGACATGTTTGATTTTATATGAA
Encoded proteins:
- the LOC143390495 gene encoding olfactory receptor 5AP2, with the translated sequence MISLMKEVQRRNQTEVTEFVLLGLSDNPHLQGVLFALFLSIYVATMVGNLGMIALIKMEPHLHTPMYFFLSSLSFVDASYSSSVTPKMLVNLVAENKAISFNGCAAQFYFFGSFLGTECFLLATMAYDRYAAIWNPLLYPVLMSNRICFSLVGTCFLAGFGNAAIHTGMTFRLSFCGSNRINHFYCDTPPLLKLSCSDTHINGIVIMAFSSFNVISCVVIVLISYLCILIAILKMRSVEGRRKAFSTCASHLVAVTIFFGTILFMYLRPTSSYSMEQDKVVSVFYTVVIPMLNPLIYSLKNKDVKEALRKTLQKHLH